TTGGTTCCTGCTTGCATTACTGTGAATGTTTAAACTGAGATGGCTTGATCGGTTAATTGAGAGAGAGGCTCAATGGCTTGGAGGAGGTGAGACACTGAAGCAGGTACAAGACACTTCACATCAAATGTGCAAGAATAGAAAAACCGGTCTGTCTCATGACTCTAGGACTGAGGGTGTGCGAGTTCAGTGTAAGTAGAGTAGGCTGCACACCAAGACATGATGATCTCCTTCGCCAAAATTGTAAATCAACCGACTTCCAAAACACATCACGATATCTAAAGAATTCACTCCTCGGCATCAAAGTGTAAAAAATAAGGGAACCTCAAAACACCGAAGGATCGCGCATGCATACATCGTGAATCAGAATAAGGATAGTCCAACCAAAGTTCTCTTTTTTGCCCCGGGGGTGGAGTGGAGACACACCGAAAAACACCAAGAATCGAAAGATGGGGTCGTTTTGGGACTTTGGTGAAGCTTCATCTTGAGTCGCCGTGGAATCAAGTTATTCTGCGAAGATGGGGTTAGTTAAATGCGAGTTGGGGGCGTATTTTGGATCTTGGGTTAATGCCCAGAGGCATAGCATGAATTGCTGTTTTGATATTGGGAGGCATATTGGATTGAGCAACAAGGGTTTATGAGTGCTTTTTTTCGGGGGGGTTTGTCTTGCCGCAATCAGTGGCATTTCAGTTGGAATCTCTCCATTGTCCGATTGCCTTGTCTGCCTAAAAATGTCCTACACTAAGGGAGAGATGGAGTTTCCTCAACCCCGCTCATGATGTGCCGATCGAGACATTAGCCGACAGGGCCTCATGACACCTTGTTTCTCAAGGCACCCATGGGTGGGTAGTTCGCTTCTGGGGCGGGCATATGGTGGGGTTAAGTGACTGATGTACCTACCTGTATGTATGTCTGAGATAGTTCTCCAGTGAGTCACTGTTGATCTATGGCGAGATGATAGCATGTTTGATAGAGTACGTTTTGGGAAATCACCGAACATGCCAAGAGTTCAGCATCTGCCGTCAAGTCATGTACCGACGTGAATATGTGAGTGCAAATAGATTTGGTAAAGATAGTGACAGACTAAACTATCATACGAATGTAAACTCAGGCAGGCATGTTGAAGCCAGACCGTAGCTATATGCAGTAGTGTTGGGACTACTGCTCAGCGGGAGGAAATGCTGTTGAAACCATTCCAATATCATGTTGAACCCTTCCCATTCCCAATTTCACAAATATTGAATCATTCTCAATTTAGTAGTCACTTCCACGACTAATGACCTCCTTATGCGACTCTCGAAGCAGAATAGTCTACAATCATTAGCATCACATAGCTTTACAAGCAGACATCAACTTACATGCTCGAACTGCGCCGAGTAAGAACCCTTGATATCAGCAAGCGGTTCATACGCTTCAAGAATGCCATTCGAGACCAAAGAGTTTAGCTTTATAACCCGTCAGTAATCTTCCCCCTCACATACGGTTATAGCACTTACACCAGCGAGATATCGCTCTTGGCCTAAACGCTCAAGGTATCGACGACAAAAGACAATAGTACCAAACTGCTCATGAATGACCTTGTAAAGTCTATTCGCCGACGCAAATGGTAGGTTGACATGTCTCGGCGCATCATGATGCAAACCGTAGCCATAAATGCCCACCTACactcatcagcaacaaccCAACTCACTGAACATGCACACTTACATCGTCGTAAAGTCGTCCAGTGCCGGTTGTACCAAACGTCTCAATGGCAAACACTTCACCTTCCTCCATCTTAGTCTGATCACTGTTCTTGATAAACGGGATCGACTTTCCACCGTGGATCTGGTAGTGCTTGATGTTGTGCGCTGAGATGTTGCGGACGGGTTTGACGGGGTATGTCTTTCCGTTGATTTCAACCTCGTAGCTCTCCATTGCTTCTTGGATTGCGGCGCTGACGTCGCAGATACGAACGTCGATTCCAGAAGCCTGCAGTTGTCAGGCATGCAATATGTGAGTGAGTGAAATGCTTACCTTGATGCCGCTGTTGGTAGCATCTTTGACGGCATTCAGAAGATTATCGTAGGTAGGGTCAAACGACATGGTGAATGCACTATCAACGATCCAGCCATTGATCTGCACGCCGAAGTCAACCTTCATGACATCCTCATACTTGAGAACAACATCCTTCTGCCCAGGATTAGGCGTATAATGCGCAGTTTCATGGTTCAAGCAAAGGCCGGTCGGAAACCCCATTCCAGCCTTGAGGTTATCACCAGGTTCAATACCCTGATTCCCCAAAAGCGCGCGCACGCCATCTTCAATACCATTAGCGATATCAATGAGTTTATCACCCGGCTTGACGTTCCGCTGCGTCCACTGTCGGACCTGACGATGAACTTCAGCAGCCTTTCGATAATCGTTCAGAAACTCTGGGTCTTCGAGCTGTCGACGACCCATGAAGCGAAGTTCTTTAGCTGTGGTACGAGCGGTGTTGTAATCCTGAATTTCACCAGCGGGAAACTCTTTGAAGAGATCACTCAGCGGGACTCTGGGAGGTGAAGATTGCTGTGTAGGagccttcctcttcttctttggctttctctttttcttcttcttaccaGCGCCGTCGGTTAGCGGTCCGGCGGGAGTGTTGttatcatcgtcgtcgtcgtcgtcgccCCCTTCGCCTCCCAAACTACCGTCGCCATCGCGGGCAAGATGAGCACCACGTGGCTCTCCGCCTGCAGAGGATGGTTTGGACGAGAGTGGTCCTTGGCCTGATATGTGTAAGTGATATGCTATGTGTACGAAGGGCTATGAGATGTACCATTTCCTCCAGAGTGATCGTCTTCAGATGTCTTGGCGCCCATTTCGACATGAACGCTGCTTCAAATCCcagagttgttgatgagTGACTGAAGTGAGGtgagatgacgatgacggaTGGGGTGTTATAAGATGGGGTAAGCGGTTATCTGTGGCAGAAACGAATATGGAAATGCAGCACATGGACCATCAGGATCACCAGCTTCACAATGATAGGACAAGCCTGATAGCAGTGAATCCTTCAGACAGTGTATCGGTGTGCTATTGACGAAGTCCATCGTGAAGCTGTACAGACTTAGGAAGTAGACGGCAATTGATCCCCAGTGGACCCGTATTGTTTATGGAGTACTGACTCGCTCGAATACTACGTCCTGTTTACACGACGGCTATACGGAGTTATGTGGATTCTTAGAACATTCCAAATCGAAAGGCCATGATGGGTCCATCACGCAGCGGGTCTTGGTGGACCCCTCGTAAAGAATGAAGACCCTGATTACGAGTCAAGTAGTTCCCTTGGCTTCGTAGATCGTCGCAGCCACATCGCAAGAACACGTGGGAATGATGGAAGCGATGGACGGGAATATGCTGAAAAGTCTGGATATAAATTCATGATGCACTCCAACATATATGCCTCTCATCCTATAATGCCACGCCTAGACTATGTGCAAGGTAAAAAGCCATGTACAATGCTCGTGCTAAACACCATAAAGTACGGCGCCccaaaaataaaaacaaaaTGACATGCAGATTCCGTGCTCTCAAATGTCCCAAACCATGATGCGTGAGATATAGGTGAGTAGGGTAAGTAGGTGAGCCAGCTGTCTATGCTGCTGGCTGAACCCCGCCGCGTGGCCGAGGCTTGAGGTTTAATATAGGAACATCAGCATTATCGAAGCCGTGATGCGATGTGCGATCTCTCAGTCGCTCGTAGTGTTTCCGTAGTCGAGTCTCACCAACAACTAGTTCGAATCCAACCAGGAAACAGAAGCTTATCTCCAACCTGGCCAGTTCTGCTTCACTGACGCCCCCCACCTTAGCCATCTTGGCATGAGGATAAGATAGATCTTCAAGAGCTTTCATGGCAACTCTAAGACCAGCCAGGACTAAACGATGTGCGTTGCGCCGGGTGACAGGGATAGCTCGCTCCTCAACGGCTAACCGGTGTATATACAGTGATGTCGCGAGGTATACTGCGGTACTCATGGGACAGAATTGGTGTAGTCGCTGAAGATATTGGTTGATAGTGATCGGAGGCTCATTCTTGCTGTAGAATTTGCGTGTTATAGCGCTGTGTTGCAAATTGACAGGCTGAGAATCGGCTCCCACGACAACATAAGGCTCTGATTGAGGTGGCGGCGACATGAGACCTGGGTGAGGCTTCAGTCGCACACCATCAATATTCCCCGACTCTGGTTGATTGTCATGCACAGGCTCAGGCTTATCTTTGGCAGCCAATCTCTTagcctcaagctcagcctGTTTCCTCAATTTCGCCAGATTCTTATCAGAGTATGATCGCACAATATTCTCCTTCTCGGCTTGCATGCCACTCATGTGCGGCACGGTAGGAGATTTTGGCGGTGGTGTCGGAGGTACATCGCCCGTTATCctgacaagaagctcgacgCCAGCGCTCAGCAGAGCGAGTGCTTCTGCTGGTGACATCTCGAAGAGGCCATGATCGGCAGAGGTTTTCGGTGCGGAGGGGTCGTCGGCGATCAAATGAGGATCGGAAGAGGGCACCGggggaggaggcggcggtCGATCAGTCATGGTATCGGGGTGTCGCAGTGGAATTGTGCCGGCCTGAGCCTCGGTAGTAACAGCCGTTTGATAAGACATGGCTGGAAAAAGTAAATTGGGTGTAAAAGCTTGGTCGGTGGTCAAGACACAGAGCTATTGACGCGTCTCAATCTCTTAAGGCGCTGGGCAAGATCCGGCTCGACGCCTTTCATGATCTCTCGTTAATCGAGACGTAGTGGAGGAGAGTGAAGAACAATTTGGAGGAAGTTTTCGTATCACGGGCTAGGCCTGTttttgttgttgctttggGTCGAGTCGGGCGTAGGTAAATAAAtgccaatccaatccaatacCAGCGCAAAGTTGCGACCTGTAGTGGGACGAGAATACCGAAGTGGAGTGGCGGGGCCTAAGATCTCGACGTGGGACCCTGGAGGAGTAAGTGCAGTAGTCGCAGAGGGTCCCGTGAGGGCGTCGAGTCGAGCCTTTATAGTTTATCGAATTCAGATACGGGAGGCATGAGATCGTAACGGTCGAGAGGAAGCGAGCGAGCGAAGCCTGATGATACAAGAGCCGGACCGACTACTTTAGCGTGGCGTTGTTTTAGGTCAAATGAAggacaagatgaagatgaaatgaAATGAGATGAATTGTCCGAGATGAGTCGCGGTCGTGAGACTCGAACTCGCCAAGAAGAGCCTGCGATAAAGAACTCTAAAGAAATCAGATCAAGGATCAAAAGAGAGGTTGCGAGATTAAAAACAGAGACTGTTAATGAAGTGATTTGTTTGCTTTTGTTGACTGTAGGCAATATTGTATGTATCTGTCGGCGGCTGCCCAACCCAAGAAGGGACCTGCCCGCACTTGCACCCGCTTGCACCTGCACCTGCCAGCACCTGCACCAGCAGCAACTAGCCGCACCTTCCTCCCGAGCTTCTTTTTTCATGTCACGAGCACGTGGTGCGGGGGGGAAATAAGATGAGATTTGACTCAATAAGGTAGTCGAGTCTATCTAGCACTGATGAGCAAATGCCTATCGTGATCAATTCCCATATTTTTTGcgtcttctttttcttagTATCGAAAAACTAATCACCTTCTAGTCTTGAAAGTGGAATGCAACGGTACCAATCTTATCAAATTAGGTCCAAGCCAGGACATTCACTCAAATTTAGCCTCCGAGATGGATGAATGGTGTTATTCCACGGTAGACTCCGCATATGAAAGCAGCGTATTTATCGTGTTATCCTGGCAACACTGCAGTAAATACGGGGTATGTTTACGCATGCGGATATATAACCCACTCGTTGAGGATCTAGACCAAAGGGTCTTTGGGTTAAACTACTGTATGAccagcagaggagaagagccgcaagagatgatgatcttctctGCCAAGGCACCATTTAGGCGTCGTCTGATGTTTTTCCCGGCGTCTAAACACGGCCACCCCGGATCTGGGCTTCAAGCCTGCTGACCTATCTGCATGAGAAATATCAGAAACTCCATCAGTTACGCGCCATTGCCACgatttctcttttctctttcaaaTCACACAATCTGCGACGAATAATGGGTATCAGTCAACAATTCTGGTGACGATACGACGAATCACTTACCTGTCCTGGCCAAGTAAATACCACAGAAACAACCTCGGCATGCCCAGCCGCAAAGAATAGACTTATAGAAAGAGAAACAAAATTGAAAAATAGTATTAGCAAGGACATAAGAAGACTTTCAACAGATGTTTCATATCCAATCGTAATATGTTCACATGATCAGGCTCCGATACTTGAAAGCGGCACACTTACACACATACCCTACACTCCCACTTTACCGCATCTCGATGGAAAAGAGCTCAACTCTCTCCTGTAAAAATTCTTTCTTGGCACGCACTGTTAGTGCGGTGCTAGGAGCGGGATTTTCTGCAGGCCACGCGACCACACAAAAACTGCGGGGACGCTATCGGCTCCCTAACAGCAGTTTTCAGAGAAGGAATTTTGGAGAGTTCGCCTTCTCTGACAACACCTTTGTCGGATCTAATGGCGGCACCTCAGAACCAGAACGCCTTAGATATCGGAGGGCGATGCCCCGGGCATTCGTAGCGACATCCTTCCGATCAACGACGCCGATTGCGATGGGTTTTTCTCCTTTAAAGGCAAGCCGCACCGTCGGCCTCTGATCCCTTCCCGAGGTTTTTCCCTGCCGCCGCGACAGTCGACTACGAGCTACAACTTGGTTACTGGAGATTGTGGACTGCGTCAGCAGATGTAGTGATGCGCGAGAGAATTCTGGTCGGTGGAAAAAGTTCGACAATAGATTGCCCTCGAACCCGCTGACGGGTGACGGGCTTGAGAAATACAGCACCTTTTGTGCCATTGGTATGCTGGATGGTGAAGGAAGCGGGGTATCCTGTACCTAgctagctcagcacgtctTTTGCTCCAGTAGGAGATTTGGCTTCGTTACAGCCACCCAGACGAAAAATACACATACATACACacacatacatacatacatacatacatacgATGGAAAAGAGCTCCTCGACCTGATACTGAAAACGTGTCGCAAGCGCCCTTTTATCCATCGCCAAGTCTTGAAGAAATAAACAACTCGGTTGTAGGCAATTTGACAT
This genomic stretch from Fusarium oxysporum f. sp. lycopersici 4287 chromosome 5, whole genome shotgun sequence harbors:
- a CDS encoding methionyl aminopeptidase, whose amino-acid sequence is MGAKTSEDDHSGGNGQGPLSSKPSSAGGEPRGAHLARDGDGSLGGEGGDDDDDDDNNTPAGPLTDGAGKKKKKRKPKKKRKAPTQQSSPPRVPLSDLFKEFPAGEIQDYNTARTTAKELRFMGRRQLEDPEFLNDYRKAAEVHRQVRQWTQRNVKPGDKLIDIANGIEDGVRALLGNQGIEPGDNLKAGMGFPTGLCLNHETAHYTPNPGQKDVVLKYEDVMKVDFGVQINGWIVDSAFTMSFDPTYDNLLNAVKDATNSGIKASGIDVRICDVSAAIQEAMESYEVEINGKTYPVKPVRNISAHNIKHYQIHGGKSIPFIKNSDQTKMEEGEVFAIETFGTTGTGRLYDDVGIYGYGLHHDAPRHVNLPFASANRLYKVIHEQFGTIVFCRRYLERLGQERYLAGLNSLVSNGILEAYEPLADIKGSYSAQFEHTILLRESHKEVISRGSDY
- a CDS encoding methionyl aminopeptidase, coding for MGAKTSEDDHSGGNGQGPLSSKPSSAGGEPRGAHLARDGDGSLGGEGGDDDDDDDNNTPAGPLTDGAGKKKKKRKPKKKRKAPTQQSSPPRVPLSDLFKEFPAGEIQDYNTARTTAKELRFMGRRQLEDPEFLNDYRKAAEVHRQVRQWTQRNVKPGDKLIDIANGIEDGVRALLGNQGIEPGDNLKAGMGFPTGLCLNHETAHYTPNPGQKDVVLKYEDVMKVDFGVQINGWIVDSAFTMSFDPTYDNLLNAVKDATNSGIKASGIDVRICDVSAAIQEAMESYEVEINGKTYPVKPVRNISAHNIKHYQIHGGKSIPFIKNSDQTKMEEGEVFAIETFGTTGTGRLYDDVGIYGYGLHHDAPRHVNLPFASANRLYKVIHEQFGTIVFCRRYLERLGQERYLAGVSAITVCEGEDY
- a CDS encoding methionyl aminopeptidase, coding for MGAKTSEDDHSGGNGQGPLSSKPSSAGGEPRGAHLARDGDGSLGGEGGDDDDDDDNNTPAGPLTDGAGKKKKKRKPKKKRKAPTQQSSPPRVPLSDLFKEFPAGEIQDYNTARTTAKELRFMGRRQLEDPEFLNDYRKAAEVHRQVRQWTQRNVKPGDKLIDIANGIEDGVRALLGNQGIEPGDNLKAGMGFPTGLCLNHETAHYTPNPGQKDVVLKYEDVMKVDFGVQINGWIVDSAFTMSFDPTYDNLLNAVKDATNSGIKVSISLTHILHA
- a CDS encoding methionyl aminopeptidase, translated to MGAKTSEDDHSGGNGQGPLSSKPSSAGGEPRGAHLARDGDGSLGGEGGDDDDDDDNNTPAGPLTDGAGKKKKKRKPKKKRKAPTQQSSPPRVPLSDLFKEFPAGEIQDYNTARTTAKELRFMGRRQLEDPEFLNDYRKAAEVHRQVRQWTQRNVKPGDKLIDIANGIEDGVRALLGNQGIEPGDNLKAGMGFPTGLCLNHETAHYTPNPGQKDVVLKYEDVMKVDFGVQINGWIVDSAFTMSFDPTYDNLLNAVKDATNSGIKASGIDVRICDVSAAIQEAMESYEVEINGKTYPVKPVRNISAHNIKHYQIHGGKSIPFIKNSDQTKMEEGEVFAIETFGTTGTGRLYDDVSVHVQ
- a CDS encoding methionyl aminopeptidase, which encodes MGAKTSEDDHSGGNGQGPLSSKPSSAGGEPRGAHLARDGDGSLGGEGGDDDDDDDNNTPAGPLTDGAGKKKKKRKPKKKRKAPTQQSSPPRVPLSDLFKEFPAGEIQDYNTARTTAKELRFMGRRQLEDPEFLNDYRKAAEVHRQVRQWTQRNVKPGDKLIDIANGIEDGVRALLGNQGIEPGDNLKAGMGFPTGLCLNHETAHYTPNPGQKDVVLKYEDVMKVDFGVQINGWIVDSAFTMSFDPTYDNLLNAVKDATNSGIKASGIDVRICDVSAAIQEAMESYEVEINGKTYPVKPVRNISAHNIKHYQIHGGKSIPFIKNSDQTKMEEGEVFAIETFGTTGTGRLYDDVGIYGYGLHHDAPRHVNLPFASANRLYKVIHEQFGTIVFCRRYLERLGQERYLAGLNSLVSNGILEAYEPLADIKGSYSAQFEHVS